The sequence below is a genomic window from Liolophura sinensis isolate JHLJ2023 chromosome 2, CUHK_Ljap_v2, whole genome shotgun sequence.
cagaggaatatattctgttttataacataatattctgtcatattcaatacGACATCCTGTTAGTTTAATCTTTATGAAACTTAGAGGTATAgctgtgttgtatttaacagaacaatttgctGCAGTAGCAGAATACTtactaacatcactcagacttaGAGGTATAgctgtgttgtatttaacagaacaatttgctGCAGTAGCAGAATACTTACTAACATCTCTCAGACTTAGAGGTATAGCTGTGTTGTATtcaacagaacaatttgctgCAGTAGCAGAATACTTACTaacatcactcacacaacaggctttctgtcaaaattaagaGGCTAATTTAATTTTAACGGATGTTTAAAGCGTGTGTGTGACTTGATTCTGAAAAGTGGAACACAGCTTTGGGCTACCCGTTCATTGTGCAAATCAGTATAGTATGGAATGGCGGTATGACGGTATAATATTAAATGTCAAACCCCGTCCTGGGAAGTAAACGagatatttttaaaactgtgcatattgCTATCAACTTTATTCTGTTTGTAGACCATATGTAGTCTTGGTATTTGTATATGAGTGAACATAGTTGAGCGATATGCTTTAATAACACATGGAAGCTAACAACTTTGATTGCCTTACTGTACAAGATTCGGTTTTATTTTGTGCACATATAGACGAGGAGGCAGCTTTGCATGTTTCTTATGGCAAACACATGACGTAACGGTTTTGAAGACGCGGGAAAGAAatggctttttttatttttcttggtTTTGATTTCAGGTCTCGAAGCTGTCAGAATATTAGTGGAACATCAAACAGTAACGGCAAATCCCAGTGTCGCACTAGTGACACTGCCATGCGAGTACAACAGCACCAGTGTGAACTCTCCAAGTATCGACTGGTACCTGCTTGCGAATCAGCAAAGGCAAGGCGTCATGTCCGTTGGAACACGGAATAACATCACTGTGCACGAGAGTTACCGTGGGCGCGTTGCTAGGGGAGATCAAGCTTCATTGGTTTTGATTGGTCCATCAGTACGTGATAGCGGGACGTATCTATGCCAGGTGAAAATATCAGGGGAGACGCCTAATTGGGCCAACGGACTGGTGTCACTAAAGGTGATCAATCAATCGGAAGTGAATGTTTCCACAGGTAACAGGTTTTTACTTAGGTACTACTTCATGCTGTTTTATAATAGTAATCAGATATTTACTTTGTATCTTACAGATGAATATCTGTTGAAACCCTGGGCGGTATCATTCGTACTGAGAGAGAAGCTAGAAACAAAAGGCAGGCCGTCAATCAAATGTACAGAGTGCTTTGGCTTTTCTAAACATTTCTAACAGAAACGACAAAATGTTATGCCTTGACCATTTTTGTAAACTAAAATTTCATAGAGTAAGATAAACGATAACTTTAGGTCCCTGTATTGTTGTTATAAGGGATTTACACTTTCTGGGTGTAGCACTAAACCTAGAGCTAGAATTGTTTGGGAATAGTCCGGGTTAATTTAATAAAGCGCCTAACTGCCAGCGGTTTGCATGTTATGTCTCTATAACTAAGGACATTCCAGCAATAATGCTTTTACTTAAACCACTTTATATATGATATTCACAAATTTGACATTTGTGTCAGTGCAGCGCCTTCTCCATACGAACTGCTCAAGAATTTCCATTCCATTATATAGCTGTGGCCATGAATTGTTCTCGGTCAAGCAGCGCCGCACTTTGGGTTTTACTCGTCATTGATTGGATCATCCCTATGTGCTGCGTGCACGGGTTCTCTGAGAGTTACCGCGGCTTACATGCGAGGATTTCTCTATTCAGCAACATCATGATAGGTAAGCAAACAACGGACTATATAGGTGTAGCACAGAACAGGCTACATTTCCTACAGACACAAGCCGATTAAGCTATTAATTAAAAGATTATAGCTTTCTACTCTTTCACCGCAGTGCTTTTATAATCAAGGTATCCCTTAGCTCCCTAGCCACAACTATGCAGTAACGGTAACACATTTATAGAACAAAATGTAAGAGAAGACcgtttttacatgtatcacttaaTGCTTTCACATCAGTTGATCAGGAATGCACTTCGAATAAAAAAGAGCGTAAACATGATTATTTTAGACCTTTAAATTCTTCGAAATATCTAGTTTTtctaccaaaaatgaaaactaataAGAATAGTATGGAATAAAAAGGATTCGTTAAAGAAGTGGAAACAGTTCGAGCTAGCGGAAagatacatttttaaaactaGCAGCATCCTTTTGACTAATACCGTTGAGATCACGTGTTCTGGTCTAATACTGCATATATATGGAGATCAAAAAAATGCTCCGGGATGATAAAAGCTAAGGATGACCTTGATAGATTCCTATATATCCTGATCTTCTTATGTGTGAGTGATTTAATGACATCTTGGTGTTTTCTTCTCACGTGTCGTACATTCGCAGTGTCTCTCACACATGTTCACTTGACAAACTCCGAACACATTCTTCTTCTTTGCGAATGGGTATTTTAAGGCAAAGTAAAggcataaatgaataaatcgcTGTAAAGGTTTTGCTCGGAGGAATGTTAGGGACTGTGTGGTAACGTATTCGATCTTGCTGTTTGAAtgtttcatgtcttttttttattccaaaagCATTGCTAGGTGTTATTGTTGTTATCTCCACGATTCTCATCACTGTGAGTATGAAGTACCTCACGGACTGCTATTCCAAAGACAGTAAGTTATCCAGTTGTCTGCAAAgtatttcaatttttcttgGATACATGGGTGTATCTTTTGATTGTATCTTCTTATTAAagtgtcggggggggggggagatatAAACTGTAGTGCAATTGATTAGTTTATTGAATAAATATGCCAAAAAATCGAGTAATTTAGCATTTGTATGACAATTTACAAACAATCGTCCAGCTAAGCAGCATGTTAAAATATGGCAATAACGTGCATTTTACACTTCGGAAATATTGATCCTTGAAATAATGTGTCAACTCGTACTATAAATGATGCGAATaattattgtatacatgtatatagcccgATGTCCTGTTCTCCCCAGGTCTTCGCTGGGCAGTAGGAATACCCACAGGGATCAGTGGAGATTTATTGCTTATTGGCGTAATTTTATTGTTGGTCCGACTTAGGAAAACCCACACACCCCCGCCAGGTAATGTATACAACAATCCGTctacctgtatatatactgatattatTGAGCGTCCTTAGTGATGGCGCGTTAATTTGTGAATCACAGCGCAGTGCAGTTATTCAGGACACAGAACTGTgaataattaaacacaaaaagTAGTTCTAAGACCAGTAGGCCCTCACTATGAATCCAAGCAGGCCGTTGACGGCACCCGTGTAGTCGCTTGCTTAGTCCAACTTTTGCTGAAAACCAGCTGTCTACCACCAATATGGAAGTGTCCTTATTCGCACGCCAGATGTGGACAGTTCCTCAGTAACTACATAGCATTTCAGCTCTGAACACCAATAACTGACCGCCATCGCTTCAAGTGAGGTATTCATAAGTAAATAACAAGAATAACTAAATAATAATTTGATCTGCTAATGCGGTCATGCGGTTTTCCACTGTGCTCTGTTCGATTTCTTCCCAtgataatgctggacgccgtcgtataagtgaaatatttttgagaactccagtcaaataaataaataaataaagaagctAACACATAAACTGACTTAATCATTTTGAGTCGTGACTGTGAGGAATTAATTCTTTGTTTCTGTATTCAGTTAAAGGCGAGAAAACAGATGAAAAATGCCCACTGGAAGTTTCTCTAGAAGATCTTACACTTGACAATCTGATTTGTGCTCAAACGCTAGTGGATGCCCCGGATGTCATACACTGCATGGTGCCCACgggaaacaaaaacaacttctATATATCTACAGATCATAGCGTTTACCTCTATGACCAGTCAGGTGACGAGTTTAAAGAAATCCGACTGGCACATGCGCACAACATATTTATGATCTCGCTGGACAAAGGGAAACTTCTTGTCTCCACTTATCCTGTCGATGTCACAAgaagaagttttattttaaagagGACGGCGTCGAGTTCAATAAAGAGGAACGCTGTGCTTCTGGTTGATCTCAAAACGTCGGCTGAAAGCAGCTCCAAATTAAGCTTTTCGACTATTGCACCATGGATCTGCGTGAACCTAAAAGGCGACTGGTGTGTGACGGATGCGCAAAAAGGACTTCTGCATATCTTAAAAAAGGGAGCAAAATCTGAAACCAAGAAAACTATTGGAGCTGGATTTC
It includes:
- the LOC135462754 gene encoding uncharacterized protein LOC135462754, which codes for MRTDENTTTYTLIRFAMAALRADRLLLYQVFIFYCVAPGLEAVRILVEHQTVTANPSVALVTLPCEYNSTSVNSPSIDWYLLANQQRQGVMSVGTRNNITVHESYRGRVARGDQASLVLIGPSVRDSGTYLCQVKISGETPNWANGLVSLKVINQSEVNVSTAVAMNCSRSSSAALWVLLVIDWIIPMCCVHGFSESYRGLHARISLFSNIMIALLGVIVVISTILITVSMKYLTDCYSKDSLRWAVGIPTGISGDLLLIGVILLLVRLRKTHTPPPVKGEKTDEKCPLEVSLEDLTLDNLICAQTLVDAPDVIHCMVPTGNKNNFYISTDHSVYLYDQSGDEFKEIRLAHAHNIFMISLDKGKLLVSTYPVDVTRRSFILKRTASSSIKRNAVLLVDLKTSAESSSKLSFSTIAPWICVNLKGDWCVTDAQKGLLHILKKGAKSETKKTIGAGFLESPCCVVQNSSGCYIIADSQKHDVYIFQKNGCFLTSLKVKNSDRLPDKMSSPFQLALDRKDKLYVAAKDNDTVYVFSASFEFLGKVPFGPTDGTTHLTSLMVNPLDDTLYVAFGTTIKTLSVDSIDLTDSNMNEQSTC